In one Roseburia intestinalis L1-82 genomic region, the following are encoded:
- a CDS encoding MATE family efflux transporter, whose product MKRIDFENGTVTENILSAALPMLAAQILSLLYNIVDRIYIGRIPNIGTTALGAVGLCFPLIMIITACSNLFGSGGAPLFSINRGKGDKEQANRILNTSFSMVCASALLLMGTGLLFAKPLLILFGASKNALTFARPYMMLYLLGTLPSMIATGMNPFINAQGYSTTGMFSVAIGAIANILLDPLFIFTFHLGVNGAAAATVLSQILSALFVFHFLRRKAEIKVRLLRKNELSSCIPLAKSIISLGTSGFIMQLANSLVSICCNHVLSVTGGDVYVSVMTIVSSVRQMVETPIYAITEGSSPIISYNYGALRPARVKKAGITMALMALVYTGLMWSVIILAPEYLISVFSSDTALSADAVPALKLYFAAFIFMDLQYIGQTVFKSLNKRKQAIFFSLLRKVFIVVPLTYLLPYTFHMGTDGVFLAEPVSNVIGGSLCFITMLFTVLPELNRMENQ is encoded by the coding sequence ATGAAACGCATTGATTTTGAAAACGGAACCGTAACTGAAAATATATTAAGCGCTGCCCTCCCTATGCTTGCAGCTCAGATTTTAAGTCTGCTCTATAACATTGTAGACCGCATTTATATTGGTCGTATCCCGAATATCGGGACCACAGCGCTTGGTGCTGTCGGACTTTGTTTTCCGCTTATTATGATCATCACGGCTTGCAGCAATCTGTTCGGGAGCGGCGGCGCACCGCTTTTTTCGATCAACCGTGGAAAAGGTGATAAAGAACAGGCAAACAGGATCTTAAATACCTCTTTTTCCATGGTATGTGCCAGTGCACTCCTCCTGATGGGAACCGGTCTTCTCTTTGCAAAACCGCTTCTCATTCTTTTTGGTGCCTCAAAAAATGCTCTGACTTTTGCCAGACCTTATATGATGCTGTATCTGCTCGGTACACTTCCATCCATGATTGCTACCGGCATGAACCCTTTTATCAATGCACAGGGTTATTCCACAACCGGGATGTTTTCCGTGGCAATCGGTGCAATCGCAAACATTCTCCTGGATCCGCTCTTTATTTTTACCTTCCATCTGGGCGTAAACGGTGCAGCGGCCGCCACTGTATTGTCACAGATTTTATCTGCACTGTTTGTGTTTCATTTTCTGCGCCGCAAAGCGGAGATCAAAGTCCGCCTGCTTCGAAAAAATGAACTTTCCTCCTGCATTCCTCTCGCGAAAAGTATCATCAGCCTCGGTACATCCGGTTTTATCATGCAGCTCGCCAACAGTCTCGTCTCCATCTGCTGCAATCATGTACTCTCCGTCACCGGTGGCGATGTGTACGTCTCTGTCATGACAATTGTCTCAAGTGTCCGCCAGATGGTGGAAACTCCGATCTATGCGATCACGGAAGGTTCCTCCCCAATCATAAGCTACAACTATGGTGCCCTCCGCCCCGCGCGCGTCAAAAAAGCCGGCATCACGATGGCTCTTATGGCGCTCGTCTATACCGGCCTCATGTGGAGCGTGATCATTCTCGCCCCGGAATATTTAATTAGTGTTTTCAGTTCGGATACAGCACTGTCAGCAGATGCCGTTCCCGCATTAAAACTGTATTTTGCTGCATTTATCTTTATGGATCTGCAGTATATCGGTCAGACTGTTTTCAAATCTTTAAACAAACGGAAACAGGCGATCTTCTTTTCCCTGCTGCGCAAGGTGTTTATCGTTGTACCGCTGACCTATCTTCTGCCATACACTTTCCACATGGGAACGGACGGCGTATTTCTTGCAGAACCCGTATCAAATGTGATCGGTGGCAGTCTGTGTTTTATCACAATGCTGTTTACGGTTCTGCCGGAACTGAACCGGATGGAAAATCAGTAA
- a CDS encoding SGNH/GDSL hydrolase family protein: protein MTKEEKIARYSKLNQEVVPGKNAMANKAVQELAERHHAKYIDINDPLKDRDGNLKAEYTIEGMHIKEEGYRAIFDLFMGYAKEPRWNV from the coding sequence ATGACGAAAGAAGAAAAAATTGCACGTTACAGTAAATTGAATCAGGAAGTGGTACCGGGGAAAAATGCGATGGCAAATAAGGCAGTGCAGGAGCTTGCGGAAAGACATCATGCAAAATATATAGATATCAATGATCCGTTAAAAGACCGGGATGGAAATCTAAAAGCAGAGTATACGATTGAGGGAATGCATATCAAGGAAGAAGGCTACCGTGCGATCTTTGATCTGTTTATGGGGTATGCAAAAGAGCCACGATGGAACGTCTGA
- a CDS encoding sodium-dependent transporter, whose translation MSNLHTHDNKRSSFSGKLGYVLSAAGASVGLGNIWRFPYLAAKYGGGIFLLIYILLALTFGYTMIMAESALGRMTRKSPVGAFQAFGKAGWLSAGGWINAIIPVLIVPYYSVIGGWVIKYLIEYIRGNGKMLAADGYFSEFISDGVSTELCFILFCLFTLTIIYAGVRNGIERVSKFMMPILIVLSVLIAVYSVTRPGAMEGVKYFLVPNVKNFSWMTVVAAMGQMFYSLSIAMGILITFGSYMKKETSLEDSTRNVEVFDTAIAIMAGLMIIPAVFSFSGGDPDTLQAGPALMFITIPKVFENMGFGTVVGILFFLLVLFAAVTSSIALTESAVSTFEDELGWSRRRATVLVGVIMIALGSLSSLGYGPLVGIKIIGMQFLDFFDFLTNSVMMPIAAMLTSLFVSRIVGMKRMEEEIMHGESTFRRKKIFIVMIKYLCPVFALIILISSVANAFGWIAM comes from the coding sequence ATGAGCAATTTACACACACACGACAACAAAAGAAGTTCTTTTTCCGGGAAACTGGGTTATGTACTGTCCGCCGCAGGTGCGTCCGTAGGACTTGGAAATATCTGGAGATTTCCATATCTGGCGGCAAAATACGGTGGAGGGATTTTTCTTCTGATCTATATTTTACTGGCACTGACGTTTGGATATACGATGATCATGGCTGAGTCGGCACTTGGACGCATGACAAGGAAAAGTCCGGTGGGAGCGTTTCAGGCATTTGGAAAAGCCGGATGGCTGTCAGCCGGTGGATGGATCAATGCGATCATCCCGGTATTGATCGTGCCGTATTATTCCGTGATCGGCGGCTGGGTGATCAAATACCTGATCGAGTATATCAGGGGAAATGGAAAAATGCTGGCGGCAGACGGATATTTTTCGGAGTTTATCTCAGATGGAGTATCCACGGAACTCTGTTTTATCCTGTTCTGTCTGTTCACTCTGACGATCATTTACGCAGGGGTGCGAAACGGAATCGAACGTGTATCGAAATTTATGATGCCGATACTGATCGTGTTATCCGTCCTGATTGCGGTGTATTCCGTGACAAGACCGGGCGCCATGGAGGGAGTAAAATATTTTCTTGTGCCAAATGTGAAAAACTTTTCCTGGATGACGGTGGTAGCGGCGATGGGACAGATGTTTTATTCGCTGTCGATTGCAATGGGAATCCTCATTACCTTTGGATCCTATATGAAAAAAGAAACATCACTGGAAGATTCCACAAGAAATGTGGAAGTGTTTGACACGGCGATTGCTATTATGGCGGGACTGATGATCATTCCGGCGGTGTTCTCATTTTCGGGCGGCGACCCGGATACTCTGCAGGCGGGACCGGCATTGATGTTTATTACGATTCCAAAAGTGTTTGAGAATATGGGATTTGGGACAGTAGTTGGAATCCTATTTTTCCTGCTAGTACTGTTTGCAGCAGTAACAAGTTCTATCGCATTGACTGAGAGCGCGGTTTCTACCTTTGAGGATGAGCTGGGATGGAGCAGAAGAAGAGCAACGGTTTTAGTCGGAGTGATCATGATCGCGCTTGGAAGTTTATCTTCACTGGGATATGGACCGTTAGTAGGCATTAAAATTATCGGCATGCAGTTTTTGGATTTCTTTGATTTTCTGACGAACTCTGTGATGATGCCGATTGCGGCAATGCTCACAAGCCTGTTTGTATCGAGAATCGTCGGAATGAAGCGGATGGAAGAGGAGATCATGCACGGAGAGAGCACATTCCGCAGGAAAAAGATTTTTATTGTGATGATCAAATATCTGTGCCCGGTCTTTGCACTGATCATACTGATCAGTTCCGTGGCAAATGCATTTGGCTGGATAGCAATGTAA
- a CDS encoding LysR family transcriptional regulator, with the protein MEIRQLEYFRAVVEEGTVSGAAKVLKMTQPPVSYQMKMLEEELNVQLFFRGTKKITLTEAGKVLYARSGSILKMLDVTKREVVKASQSATIHIGITPSTVLMMSEYIERFSKQYPGIHFDIHEGSTFNLKEQLEKHMIDITTLRTPITLNGCKTKRLIREKLAAVAADGYEGIEGFRKKDGSQISLRELSKEHLILSHRYRNYIISAFEAVGLTCDIYYECEDARTAMTIAEKGIGVAILPESMRVSDSMSVYGITDADLTTEILLAWREERLPAEVEAFIKEMEFEED; encoded by the coding sequence ATGGAAATCAGACAGTTGGAATATTTTCGTGCAGTGGTGGAAGAGGGAACGGTGAGTGGTGCTGCGAAAGTTCTTAAAATGACACAGCCACCGGTCAGTTATCAGATGAAAATGCTTGAAGAAGAACTTAATGTACAGCTTTTTTTTCGTGGAACAAAGAAAATTACATTGACAGAAGCTGGAAAGGTGTTGTATGCAAGGTCTGGCAGCATTTTAAAAATGTTAGATGTTACAAAGCGTGAGGTGGTCAAGGCAAGCCAGTCTGCAACGATACATATTGGTATTACACCATCTACGGTTCTGATGATGTCAGAATATATTGAGAGGTTTTCAAAACAATATCCGGGGATTCATTTTGATATTCATGAGGGATCGACATTCAATTTAAAAGAACAATTAGAAAAGCACATGATAGATATCACAACACTGCGTACGCCGATCACGCTGAACGGTTGTAAGACAAAGAGGCTGATTCGGGAAAAACTGGCTGCCGTGGCAGCAGATGGATATGAGGGAATAGAGGGATTCAGGAAAAAGGATGGATCACAGATTAGTTTGAGAGAATTGTCAAAGGAACATCTGATATTATCACACCGGTATCGGAATTATATTATTTCAGCGTTTGAGGCTGTTGGACTGACCTGCGATATCTATTATGAATGTGAGGATGCAAGAACAGCGATGACAATTGCAGAAAAAGGGATTGGAGTGGCAATTTTGCCAGAGTCCATGCGTGTGTCTGACTCGATGAGTGTTTATGGCATTACGGACGCTGATCTTACAACCGAGATATTGTTAGCATGGCGCGAGGAACGTTTGCCGGCAGAAGTGGAAGCATTTATTAAGGAAATGGAATTCGAGGAGGATTAA
- a CDS encoding RecQ family ATP-dependent DNA helicase — MNLYQTLKHYFGYDTLRPGQQDLMEGILNGSDVLGIMPTGAGKSLCYQVPALMLPGITIVISPLISLMSDQVKALNQAGVHAAYINSSLTENQIRAALLYAAQGQYKIIYVAPERLNTMRFLDFACRADISMVTVDEAHCISQWGQDFRPSYLEIADFLARLPRRPVVSAFTATATERVKQDITGSLHLQNPVTVVTGFDRPNLFFRVVKRKGGKETDNSILNYVKRHEDESGIIYCATKKNVDSVCELLLQHGILAGRYHAGLSLEERKESQDDFTYDRIRVMVATNAFGMGIDKSNVRYVLHYNMPQSLEYYYQEAGRAGRDGEEAECVLFFSKQDIMINKRLLDYKASEGGYTAGDPAVRANEQRKLNQMIHYCETDECLRQYILNYFGDHSPCICEKCSNCVVTEDEAEENYIETGRAKKKTAELADLTEEGQELFEKLRKCRSELAAKQGVPPFIICSDKTLKDMCARCPADKTQMADVYGMGAQKIASYGESFTEIIRMFLQTHEVKNMTTGKTEGAATVETVSKAPARKKKQPFYIAPEKLDQVTLSDACMVSELTDRINALCEEKDRKKLTAAFVNDLLVQKGYLKEEEQDETRIRRVTEKGIAAGICEEERRSKFGGGHYYALIHTRESQEMIVAELKAYFTDFPSGSVPAEP, encoded by the coding sequence TTGAATTTATATCAGACACTCAAACACTATTTTGGATACGACACCCTCCGGCCTGGTCAGCAGGACTTGATGGAAGGCATCTTAAATGGCAGCGACGTCCTCGGCATCATGCCGACCGGCGCCGGAAAATCACTCTGTTATCAGGTTCCGGCACTGATGCTGCCCGGTATCACGATCGTGATCTCACCGCTCATCTCCTTGATGTCTGACCAGGTCAAGGCACTGAACCAGGCAGGCGTACATGCGGCATACATCAACAGCTCACTGACGGAAAATCAGATCCGGGCGGCGCTTTTGTATGCGGCACAGGGACAGTACAAGATCATCTACGTCGCGCCGGAGCGGTTAAATACCATGCGTTTTTTAGATTTTGCATGCCGGGCAGACATTTCGATGGTGACAGTGGATGAGGCACACTGTATTTCCCAGTGGGGACAGGATTTCAGGCCAAGCTATTTAGAGATTGCAGATTTTCTTGCAAGACTGCCGAGACGCCCTGTGGTCAGCGCATTTACAGCGACAGCGACCGAGCGTGTCAAACAGGATATCACGGGAAGTCTGCACCTGCAGAATCCGGTGACTGTCGTGACCGGATTTGACCGGCCGAATCTTTTCTTCCGTGTCGTAAAGCGAAAAGGTGGAAAAGAGACGGACAACAGTATTTTAAATTATGTCAAAAGGCATGAGGATGAGAGCGGGATCATCTACTGTGCGACAAAAAAGAATGTGGATAGTGTCTGTGAACTTTTATTGCAGCACGGCATTCTGGCAGGGCGGTACCATGCGGGGCTTTCTTTGGAAGAACGGAAAGAGAGTCAGGATGATTTTACCTATGACAGGATCCGTGTGATGGTTGCAACCAACGCATTTGGAATGGGGATCGACAAATCCAATGTGCGTTATGTTCTCCATTATAATATGCCGCAAAGCCTTGAATATTATTACCAGGAGGCGGGAAGAGCCGGGCGCGACGGGGAGGAAGCGGAGTGTGTGCTTTTCTTTTCCAAACAGGATATCATGATCAACAAACGGCTGCTTGACTATAAGGCATCAGAGGGCGGTTATACGGCAGGAGATCCGGCAGTCCGGGCAAATGAACAGCGGAAACTGAATCAGATGATTCACTACTGTGAGACAGATGAGTGTCTGCGCCAGTATATCCTGAACTATTTTGGGGATCACAGTCCGTGCATCTGTGAAAAATGCAGTAACTGTGTTGTGACAGAGGACGAGGCGGAGGAAAATTATATCGAGACCGGACGTGCAAAGAAAAAGACAGCAGAACTTGCAGATTTAACGGAAGAAGGGCAGGAGCTGTTTGAGAAACTGCGCAAATGCCGGTCAGAACTTGCTGCAAAACAGGGTGTGCCGCCGTTTATCATCTGTTCCGATAAGACGTTGAAAGATATGTGTGCCAGATGTCCGGCAGATAAAACACAGATGGCGGATGTATACGGAATGGGTGCACAGAAGATTGCAAGCTACGGGGAAAGTTTTACAGAGATCATCCGGATGTTTTTACAGACACATGAAGTAAAAAATATGACGACAGGAAAGACAGAAGGAGCTGCGACAGTAGAGACTGTGTCGAAAGCTCCGGCGAGAAAAAAGAAACAGCCGTTTTATATTGCACCGGAAAAACTAGATCAGGTAACGTTATCCGATGCCTGCATGGTATCGGAACTGACCGACCGGATCAATGCGCTCTGTGAGGAAAAAGACCGCAAAAAGCTGACGGCTGCTTTTGTCAATGATCTGCTCGTACAAAAAGGCTATTTGAAGGAAGAGGAACAGGACGAAACCCGCATCAGACGTGTGACCGAAAAAGGCATTGCAGCGGGAATATGCGAAGAGGAAAGACGGTCAAAATTTGGCGGCGGGCATTATTATGCACTGATCCACACGAGGGAGAGTCAGGAAATGATCGTGGCGGAGCTGAAAGCATATTTTACTGATTTTCCATCCGGTTCAGTTCCGGCAGAACCGTAA
- a CDS encoding HAD-IA family hydrolase — translation MNIKKIKAVIFDMDGTLIDTEKYYRMFWPKALAHFGYEMTDEQALTMRSLGQPYAPQHLKEMFHDPDLDYIAIRNYRKQIMGEYLEKNGIEIKKGAIELLDYLKAQGIRRAIATATDQVRTEQYLKQLGLYGYFDQIICATMVEHGKPSPDIYQYACRQLALLPEECIAVEDSPNGVCSAYGAGCNVVMVPDQTEPDEALRGKLAARVDSLDEIIKLFKKFPGLTKEDEEHQLSKIIEIAQDNLDHAKEDIRKINEDLADLLEVYDAKDKEGLALWNNATARLKEDERELVRYEKARKKPYFGRIDFRDPKAKADEAYYIGRVGITDSSSDPVVLDWRAPIASVYYESRMGTCQYTVSSEGTFEIDLKRKRTYEIENDRLKDFFDSDVVANDELLTKYLAKNKKAVLGEIIATIQKEQNLIIRRSPKTNIIVQGVAGSGKTTVAMHRISYILYNYKDDFRPEDFYIIGSNRILLNYITSVLPELDVYGIRQMTMEQLFIRLLYEDWDETRFSYHNIDKTDAKNSIKGGTAWFLDLEKFCQNYENQSIAKEDIYMEKTGNLLLSKEQIGRYLKNNPKVSMQSKILMLNEILYAKYENEVSGKSVTFPPKEKKILDKKYASYFGDGKWRESVFTFYREFLLAQQEAGKEVDVPENSFDVYDLAALAYIYKRIKETDPVREASHVVIDEAQDFGMMSYRCLHYCLYGCTYTIMGDTSQNIHFEYGLNDWEELKKLILTGIFDAFGLLRKSYRNTVEISEYANEILRHGDFSIYPVEPIIRHGNPVQTVACPDENKLLADTVTTIKKWQQDGYETIAVICRDEAEAAQVAEELKKYVKIVETDLEKAEFGDGVMVLPVSYTKGLEFDAVLLFDPTQEKYPSDNGHVKLLYVAATRALHELVVLYRGKLTGILADKVQEGKHMKEFAAETLTKAAEFERVQHTEKEIEQQRRIEGAKDMAEREYIGPKRIVIKPQGKENEAEARGKTLTGQKMASAYKRAVAAPVRKAADSAGKNEENHTEEIILSPYEFGAIPDNAILRVKGHSRNNFAIKWIKKTKSYVELSSMYGLLRITPITPEVIRVSFVKGVTEKIGDTAWKGKADTAFSWSAKESKTLVEIATEKVTVRIAKNNGAVCFYNEKKQLLLAEKAEEPRFQEGRCNWIFFDWEKSEHLKAKGLLAADFMDVTAKAKYISHGGKKLRMPLVISEKGYGLAVASKGTVLFCGIRTFGPYIMAEGSQSDYYFISEKNREKLVEIYQRTLTLRYCSQAGIF, via the coding sequence ATGAATATAAAAAAGATAAAAGCAGTAATTTTTGACATGGACGGCACATTGATCGATACGGAAAAATATTACCGCATGTTCTGGCCAAAGGCATTAGCGCATTTTGGATATGAGATGACGGACGAGCAGGCACTTACCATGCGGTCACTCGGACAGCCGTATGCACCACAGCATTTAAAAGAAATGTTTCATGATCCGGATCTGGATTATATTGCGATCCGAAACTACCGCAAACAGATTATGGGAGAATATCTGGAGAAAAACGGAATTGAAATCAAAAAAGGTGCAATCGAACTTCTTGATTATTTAAAGGCACAGGGTATTCGCCGTGCAATCGCGACGGCGACAGATCAGGTGCGTACGGAACAGTATTTAAAGCAGCTTGGTCTTTACGGTTATTTTGATCAGATCATCTGTGCAACGATGGTGGAACATGGAAAGCCTTCACCGGATATCTATCAGTATGCATGCAGACAGCTTGCGCTTTTGCCGGAGGAATGTATCGCAGTTGAGGATTCCCCAAACGGTGTATGCAGTGCTTATGGTGCAGGCTGTAATGTTGTGATGGTGCCGGATCAGACCGAACCGGATGAGGCATTGCGTGGGAAGCTGGCAGCGAGGGTGGATTCGTTAGATGAGATCATAAAGCTGTTTAAGAAATTCCCTGGTCTGACAAAGGAAGACGAGGAGCATCAGCTCAGTAAAATCATAGAGATTGCGCAGGATAATTTAGATCATGCGAAAGAAGATATCCGGAAGATCAATGAAGATCTTGCCGATCTCCTCGAAGTCTACGATGCAAAGGATAAGGAAGGACTGGCACTCTGGAACAATGCAACCGCGCGGTTAAAGGAGGATGAACGGGAACTGGTGCGCTATGAAAAGGCGCGTAAGAAGCCGTATTTTGGGCGCATTGATTTCAGGGATCCAAAGGCGAAAGCGGATGAGGCTTATTATATTGGAAGAGTCGGCATCACGGACAGCAGCTCTGATCCGGTCGTGCTCGACTGGCGGGCACCGATTGCATCAGTATACTATGAGAGCAGGATGGGAACATGCCAGTATACCGTGAGCTCTGAGGGGACATTTGAGATTGATCTGAAACGCAAGCGCACTTACGAGATTGAAAATGACCGGTTAAAAGATTTCTTTGATTCGGATGTGGTCGCCAACGATGAACTGCTGACAAAATACCTTGCCAAAAATAAAAAGGCAGTTTTGGGCGAGATCATTGCGACGATCCAGAAAGAGCAGAACCTCATTATCCGCCGTTCGCCGAAAACGAACATCATTGTGCAGGGTGTCGCCGGTTCCGGAAAAACGACAGTGGCGATGCACCGTATTTCCTATATTCTATATAATTATAAAGATGATTTCCGCCCGGAGGACTTTTATATTATAGGAAGCAACCGGATTCTTTTGAATTATATCACAAGTGTTCTGCCGGAACTTGATGTGTATGGAATCCGTCAGATGACGATGGAGCAGCTTTTCATCCGCCTTTTGTATGAGGATTGGGACGAGACGCGGTTTTCTTACCACAATATCGACAAGACAGATGCAAAAAACAGCATCAAGGGCGGCACGGCGTGGTTTCTGGATTTAGAAAAATTCTGCCAGAACTATGAGAATCAGTCGATCGCAAAAGAAGACATTTATATGGAAAAGACTGGAAATCTCCTGTTATCAAAGGAGCAGATCGGACGTTATTTAAAAAATAATCCGAAAGTTTCCATGCAGAGCAAGATACTCATGTTAAATGAGATTTTGTATGCAAAATATGAAAATGAGGTTTCCGGGAAGTCCGTGACTTTTCCGCCAAAAGAGAAAAAGATTTTAGACAAAAAATACGCGTCTTATTTTGGGGATGGAAAATGGAGAGAATCTGTATTTACTTTTTACAGAGAATTTTTACTTGCGCAGCAGGAGGCAGGAAAAGAAGTCGATGTGCCGGAAAACTCGTTTGATGTCTATGATCTTGCGGCGCTTGCATATATTTACAAGAGGATCAAAGAGACGGATCCGGTGCGTGAGGCGAGCCATGTAGTGATTGATGAGGCGCAGGACTTTGGCATGATGTCATACAGATGCCTGCATTACTGTCTGTATGGCTGTACTTACACGATCATGGGTGATACATCCCAGAATATTCATTTTGAGTATGGTTTAAACGACTGGGAAGAGTTGAAAAAACTGATTTTGACCGGGATCTTCGATGCGTTTGGACTTCTTAGGAAAAGTTACCGCAACACGGTGGAGATTTCAGAGTATGCAAACGAGATCCTGCGCCATGGAGACTTTTCCATTTATCCGGTAGAGCCGATTATCCGTCACGGAAATCCGGTGCAGACGGTGGCATGTCCGGATGAAAATAAATTGCTGGCAGATACCGTCACCACGATCAAAAAATGGCAGCAGGACGGTTATGAGACGATCGCTGTGATCTGTCGTGATGAGGCGGAAGCGGCACAGGTTGCGGAAGAACTAAAGAAATATGTAAAAATTGTAGAAACAGATCTGGAAAAAGCCGAGTTCGGGGATGGCGTCATGGTGCTTCCTGTCTCCTACACGAAAGGACTTGAATTTGATGCTGTGCTGCTGTTTGATCCGACGCAGGAAAAATACCCGTCGGATAACGGGCATGTCAAACTTCTGTATGTGGCTGCGACCCGCGCACTGCATGAACTTGTGGTTTTGTACCGTGGAAAACTGACCGGGATCCTTGCCGACAAAGTCCAGGAAGGAAAACATATGAAAGAGTTTGCGGCAGAAACCTTGACAAAAGCAGCGGAATTTGAACGGGTGCAGCACACGGAAAAAGAGATCGAACAGCAGCGCAGGATCGAGGGCGCAAAGGATATGGCAGAGCGCGAGTATATCGGTCCGAAGCGCATTGTCATTAAACCGCAGGGGAAAGAAAATGAGGCTGAGGCAAGAGGAAAAACATTGACAGGGCAGAAAATGGCATCTGCCTATAAGAGAGCTGTGGCAGCGCCAGTCAGAAAAGCAGCAGACAGCGCTGGAAAAAACGAAGAAAACCATACGGAGGAAATCATCCTGTCTCCGTACGAATTTGGCGCGATCCCGGACAATGCGATCCTCCGTGTTAAAGGCCATTCCCGAAACAATTTTGCCATCAAATGGATCAAAAAGACAAAAAGCTATGTGGAACTTTCCAGTATGTACGGACTTTTACGCATCACACCGATCACACCGGAGGTGATCCGGGTCAGTTTCGTGAAGGGTGTCACGGAAAAAATTGGCGATACAGCATGGAAAGGAAAGGCGGATACAGCATTTTCATGGAGTGCAAAGGAATCCAAAACGCTGGTGGAAATTGCAACGGAAAAAGTTACCGTGCGCATTGCAAAAAATAATGGAGCGGTCTGTTTTTACAATGAGAAAAAGCAACTGTTGCTTGCGGAAAAAGCGGAGGAGCCAAGGTTTCAGGAAGGCAGATGTAACTGGATATTTTTTGACTGGGAAAAGTCCGAACATTTGAAAGCAAAGGGACTGCTTGCTGCTGATTTTATGGATGTGACAGCAAAAGCAAAATATATTTCCCATGGAGGAAAAAAGTTAAGAATGCCGCTTGTAATATCGGAAAAGGGATACGGGCTTGCCGTAGCATCAAAAGGAACCGTGCTGTTTTGTGGGATACGGACTTTTGGACCTTATATCATGGCAGAGGGGAGTCAGAGCGATTATTATTTTATCAGCGAAAAGAACCGTGAAAAATTGGTTGAGATCTACCAGAGAACATTGACTTTACGCTACTGTTCACAGGCAGGCATTTTCTGA
- a CDS encoding MFS transporter — protein sequence MAFISLGLPDSLLGSAWPIMHEAFSVPLSYAGLVTMIISAGTICSSLMSERLTKKFGTQIVTVCSVLLTAAALFGFSTSSAFYMLCLWAIPYGLGAGAIDVALNNYVALHYSSKHMSWLHCFWGVGTIISPYIMSYALTTSSWQNGYRMVSFLQMGITMILFVTLPVWKVNKTAEQQEEQHEVIGIRGAVKIKGVPQLLLGFFSYCALESTLILWSSSYLVGAKGISAERAAAYAALFCSGITLGRFLAGFVTEKLGDHKMIRLGTTILLAGCAAVLLPIPSDTAALAGLVVMGIGCAPVYPSIIHATPANFGEKNSQAIIGIQMASAYVGSTFMPPVFGLIANHISITLLPVYVLIFIVLMFFMVEKTFRLVR from the coding sequence ATGGCATTTATAAGTCTTGGCTTACCGGACTCTCTGCTTGGTTCGGCATGGCCGATCATGCATGAGGCATTTTCGGTGCCGCTGTCCTATGCGGGACTGGTCACAATGATCATCTCTGCAGGGACGATCTGTTCAAGTTTAATGTCGGAACGCCTGACAAAGAAATTTGGAACACAGATCGTTACGGTATGCAGTGTCCTGTTAACGGCAGCTGCCTTGTTTGGTTTTTCGACGTCGAGCGCATTTTACATGTTGTGCCTGTGGGCGATTCCGTATGGACTTGGCGCAGGAGCTATCGATGTGGCACTCAATAACTATGTTGCATTGCATTATTCATCAAAACATATGAGCTGGCTGCATTGTTTCTGGGGCGTGGGAACAATCATCAGCCCGTACATAATGAGCTATGCACTGACCACCTCATCCTGGCAGAACGGTTACCGCATGGTATCTTTTCTTCAGATGGGGATCACAATGATTCTGTTTGTGACACTTCCGGTCTGGAAAGTCAACAAAACGGCAGAACAGCAGGAAGAGCAGCACGAGGTGATTGGAATACGCGGTGCAGTGAAGATCAAAGGCGTACCACAGCTCTTGCTTGGATTTTTCTCTTACTGTGCATTGGAATCTACACTGATCCTCTGGTCAAGCAGTTATCTGGTCGGTGCAAAAGGTATCTCTGCGGAGCGTGCGGCGGCATATGCGGCATTGTTCTGCAGCGGTATCACGCTCGGAAGATTTTTGGCAGGATTTGTGACGGAAAAATTAGGTGATCATAAGATGATCAGGCTTGGCACAACTATTTTACTGGCTGGCTGTGCTGCAGTACTTCTGCCGATTCCGTCTGACACGGCAGCTCTGGCAGGACTTGTCGTGATGGGGATTGGATGTGCACCGGTCTACCCATCGATCATTCACGCAACACCGGCAAATTTTGGAGAGAAAAATTCCCAGGCAATCATCGGTATCCAGATGGCGAGTGCTTATGTCGGCTCTACATTTATGCCGCCGGTTTTTGGACTGATCGCAAATCATATTTCCATCACACTGCTGCCGGTCTATGTGCTGATTTTCATTGTGTTAATGTTTTTCATGGTGGAAAAGACATTCCGGCTGGTGCGGTAA